In Papaver somniferum cultivar HN1 chromosome 9, ASM357369v1, whole genome shotgun sequence, the genomic stretch cataacAAAGCTAAATTTATGTACTTCAGTTGGATCAAtggaaatgaaagaaaacaagtgAATAGACTCCTATACTAACATAATTGATTCTTCTATCATGGTTATACAGTAGCTCGAAAATAGGATTAGGTTAAGaccgatcaataaaaaaaaagttaggtTAAGTTGAGTTGAGGAGTAATCTCAGCATTTTGTCAGGGAAAGACAATTTTTCACTCCTCCCCTTtaaaaatccaaaatcaaagaaaatatacaATGGTTAAACCATTTTAGCTTTTCCCCTAAACAAATCAGCTTTACCTGTAACAAAAATCAATCGTTAAGCTATTTTTTTGGAAAACGTTGTTATAGTCAAAAGCGGTAAGAATGTAAAAGACGGTCTGATAGCCTTTATAACGGGAACAATGGGAAGTAGTTAAAATTGAAAATGCTTATTTTCTACAAATCGTCATCATCTCCGAAATATCTTACTTTCTCTTAAcagaatcaaccacaaaatccaAACAACATAACAAAtccaaccctaattttttttatctttctaaTAACTTCTTTAGATTTGTTTTTGCAATCTATAAAGATTTGATTTTATACTTTTTGAATCAAAATATCCACAGAGGAAATGGATGAAGATACAGGTGGTGATAATGATGGGAGAATGCTGGAATGGGAAAATGGATTGCCCGATGAATCTGAACTTACACCGTTATTGCAGAATTTGGTACCACTAGAGCTCGCATTGGCGTTTTCTATAACCGCTGAACCCTGTAGAAGCATGGGAGATGTAATTCGGGCATCTGAGATGACAGTATTGAGTCTCTGTGGTCGACAGGATCCATTTCCTTGCTCTTCAAGCAATCTGGAATTGTTTCCTTCTCGCACACCGTTAGTTTATGGAGAAGAGGATGAACATGAGCTCACACCAAGAACTCCTGTCATGGACGATATGGAGTCGcgtaaaattcaaaaaattgattATGATGAGGACGTGGAGGTTGATTCGTCTATGAGGATGCTGAATTCTAGTAATGCTGACAATCAATCTGCTGGGACATTCAAACGCCCGAGGTTAGTTTGGACACCACCACTTCATAAGCGGTTTGTTGAGGTTGTTATGCATTTGGGTGTTAAGAATGCAGTGCCAAAGACTATTATGCAGTTGATGAATGTGGAAGGATTAACAAGAGAAAATGTTGCTAGTCATCTTCAGAAGTATAGGCTCTACCTGaaacgaaatgaaggagaaggtcTGTCCACATCTGACAATTCTCTGTTCTCACAGAGCATACCCAGGTCCACTGGGAGTGAACGTGTGCCGCTATCTACAACACCAGCACCACCAACACCAACACAATTAGAAcgaccaccaacaccaccaccgccTCAGATGTCGTATGGTGGCCTGCCGCTTCTCCCCATTTCAGTTCTTGGCACGGGGCTTGCACCAAACAGTCAGGCGGGCATAAAAGCTGGTAATTCAGCTGGAGTTGGCTATCCTGGTGGATACAAGTTTCATCATTATAACTTATCAAACGATCAACAAAGAGATACGCCTGGTATTACATTTGATTCTATGTTGTATCCACATGTTAGTAACACAGACCGCTAAGAGGCTTCAAATGCACAAGCAGAGTTTTTGCTTAAACCTTTTTCTTGCAAAATGTTTATGGTTTACCAATTCGTAATTGTGTAGGTTTCACTGTATAATTTACAGATTGATATATGCATTTCTCAGTTGATCAACATAAGTCTCTTACCAATAACTGTTTAGGCCGCATTATACAGGATAGCTATATTTCAAAATGATACGGTTTCTAGGTTTTCAGATGCTTGAAGATAATGAGGACATAAAAAAACTTGTCGAGCCAACCTTTCTAAATTCTAACCAAAAGAAGGCATCAACTGGAAGTCAGGTTTTTGTGAAGTAAGTGACTTCAATGAGCAACTGCTATTGTAGACAGCTTATAGAATAGTTAAGATTAGACTAACTGATCTCCAATGTTTCCCTGGCTCAGATTAGACTAACTGAGGGTGTTCAATAACGTACTACTACTCGCAAATTATAGCTCTCCTTCATATAAAAATGAAGTTTAAGAGATATATGTAAGTGAATTTGGAGTTCTTTTGTTTTGTGAACTCTCACTGTTCCGACTAAGTTactagaagaggaaatcaaggttaGGTAATTTGATTATTAGGTGTGCTAAAGTTCTTCTCTGCAATCTaaaggaatttgaggaagttttatCTTTGAACAGAAACTGTTGTGTTAAGGTCCATAATGGATATGATCACATGGAAATATATCACATATTACTTCAATTTTTTCAAATTTATTTTGTAGCTCTCAAATAAAGGTTTTTACTTTTGCGTAGCTTAAGACAGCAATTTAATTAGCAAGAACTTACTTGAAACTCAGTGATTCGGAAGAAGATAGCTCTTTGATCAGGTGCCTGACACAAATATTGAAGTACCTGTTTCGTTATGGAattaagtactccatgatccaaCTTACATTTACTTCACTTTTTACAACTCTTTTATATTTATGTTCATTAAAAGTACTTCATTTGTCTGACTCCATGTTTGATTGTCTATAAACTGATGAAATATTAGTCACTGAAGTCCgaagttaacacctcaaaatgtAACTTCTCCGAatttgattttctatatccagctGCATCCAAGATTtgttaacttcttcttcttcatcatcttcttcaatcTCTCGGCATTTCCCCAGTTGCCAGCCTCTGAATATAAATTCGACAACAACAAGCTATTTCCAGCATTTTCAGGCTCAAGTTCATTCAGTTGCTTAGCTGCAGTTTCTGCAAGTTCAATATTGCCGTGATTCCTACATGCTGCTAAAAACGCCCCCCATACATGCACATCAGGTTTCACAGGCATTTTCTTAATAAAATCGTAAGCCTCGAAAATCTCACCAGCTCGACCCAGAACATCCACCAGGCATGCATAGTGTTCTATCCTTGGTTCAATTTTATATTCTTCTTGCATCAGTCGGAACAGATTTTGTCCATATTTGACCAGTCTTGCATGACTACAAGCTGTAAGAGCTTCTGTAAAAGTTAAGTGATCTGGTTTTACTTCCTCCTATTTCAACATTTGATTGAAAAGCTCAAGTGCTTCATTACAATATCCATGATTTGAGTAACCAAAAATCATTGAGTTCCAAGTAACTGTGTTCTTTTGACGCATCTTAATAAACAGCTTCTCAGCTTCCAACATAAATCCACACTTTGAGTACATGTCGACAAGAGCACTGCTTACAAATATATCCTCCTCAACTCCATTTACTAATGCATACCCATGAATTTCTTTCCCATATCTTGAATTTGCCATTATTGCACATGCAGGTAATAGACCACTGATTGTGAAGGAACTAGGCCTGACACCTGAACTCAACATCTGTTTAAATGTATCAAAAGCTTCAACACtttgaaaattttgaacaaaCCCAGATATAAATGACGTCCAAGAAACAGTGTCAGGTTGAATCCCATGTGCCCTCATACTTCTAAAGGTTTCCAAAGCCATTTCTGGATCACCCACCTTAGAAAAACCAGCAATTAACGCATTCCATGTTATCAAATTGGGTTGGAGTCCTATTATCTTCATATCCTCAACCAAATGAAATGCTTCTTGTGCAAACCCATGTTGCGTATAACCTGAAACCATCGAGTTTAAAGCAACAGGATCTTTCTCAACCATTCTGTCGAAAACATTTCTTGCATATTCCAAAGGACCACATTTCTAGTACATGTAAATCAATGAACAACTAATGAATGAATCACAATCGAACAACGCAGAACGAAGAACTACGCAATGTATCTTCTTCCCAGTTGGAATATCAGAAAGATGTGCACAAGCTTTAAGAACACTGGGCAGAATGAATTGGTTTAGTTGGAACCCGTGTTGCTGCATTTCCACAAAGACATCTAAAATCTCTTGTTAACAGCCTTGGTGAGAATAGGCTCCCACCAGTACGACCCATCTGCCAACACTTGTCTTAGGAATTTTATCAAACACCTTCCGCGCATCAGAAAATCTTCCACATTGTGCATAAAATGAAATGAACTTGGAATCGAGGAGAAAAGAATTAACGCCATTTGTAGTTATAAGGTAAGCATGCAGTTTTTGTCCAGAATTTAATGCTCGATCACGACCACATTTGTCGATGTAATTACCGTACGATTCTGAACTAGATTGGAATGAACGGCTTTTTATGAGAATGTTTTGACATGAGTAGAATTTTAAGAATACTGATCTAGTTTGAAGAGCAGCTTGCATTTCAGATTTTGAATCAACTGAAAAATTATGACAAAAAGTGTAGAGAAGTTGCTCTCTTTTTCTGGGGTATATTTTAGCGAGTCCGCGCATAAACCTGTTTCTTCTTATGTTGGGTCTCTTTAGTTTCCGAGCATGCTGCCCACTGTTGTGCACTTTAGCATAGAATATTGCCCTTTTCCTTTTTGTTGCTTTTCTACTAATTTATTTTGTTGGCAAAATTATAGTACTGCACTATAGTATTTCGCTAGCGTATGCTTGTATGTGTACTGCAGTTGGGGGAGCAGTTGGGCTTCAAGGTGGTACTGAATGGCTGAAGTTGCATTTAAGTGTACATATCAGAAGCAATAGCTTCAAGAACAGAAACATTGTCTGTTTACATCTTTTACTAAAATACAGAACATCTCAAAGGGAATACTAAAGATTTCAACGTGCATCGAAATGCTACAGATAACTTGcagaaaaaagaaactaaaatcaaaaaagtACTGTTAAGACCTGACTAGGAGAAACTAAATCCCTAAAAAGCCAACCTCCTCATCTGCAGACCATATAGCATACCCTATTTAGGTGGGCAGAAGGTAATGACATACCGAGGTGCCCTACATGTACGAAGACTGGATGAATCATCATAGGCAAAGCTGTACGCTCTTGGGCAGATAGCCTTAAAGAGTTTGGCGAAAACTGTGGCTTTGCAAGTCAGGGGAGTTGCATAGTCCCCAGTGCAGCAATACTTGGGAGATTTCGCAGCCAGACAAGCACTTTTGCACCCGACCACCTTATCTCCTTGCTTCACTTCAAATGCTGATGGGCAGCAAATGTTCAAGTCAGTTTCACACCCTGCAATACCACATCCAACCCCACCTCCCACTGGAACCATAGAGACTGGAAGGTTAAACCCGTCGACCAAACTCACATCATAATAGTGAAGTGGCGATGTAGATGTCCCTAGTGTCATTTCGACCACTGATGCCGGAGGCTCGCCACCAGTACCCTGGCAGTGTAATTGGCGAGCACAGTCACCAGTAACACATCTTCCTTGCCATTTTGATCAAAACAACAACCTTGCCTACCCCAAAGCCTACCTGACCATTTCTCTGGGACTTCGAGAACAACTTGCTCGTTGCTGCCAAGATGGAAACCACCGTCCGCAGGAGATGGATGCCCTGCACTGCCGAAAATCCCAGGCCATATGCTCTCCTTGCAGTTGTTGACTATTATGAGTTGAGTCCCATCTGCATTCACAAATAAACACAATCAAAATCCATAACTTTGAGTTCTCTAGAGAGCCAggggagagagaaagagagagtacCGGTcaaggagagagagaaaaatatagagagcaagaagaagagaacGGATGTCATCTGGATATGGAAGAGAGTATGTTTTGATTATGGTATGAGGAAGATATGAGAAGGAGAGGAAGGTGGTTAGGGGAGATAGAGAAATGCAAGTGTCTGCTACTTTGTAGTGTCTTGATAACTGCTTGTAACTGAAAAAAAATGAGGCTGGATTCAAAATTCAAATACTGCTCTCATATGactttttctcttttcctttccaTCCTCATGGAGAGATCTAGGGATTCTTTGCTTTGATTGAGggttttctttttgattaaaatGATTCTTATTTCAATGTGTGTGGGATTGTGAGTCAAGACCATGGGCCaaggttttcttttctttcttatctTTGTTTCCCATTGGTTTTTCTCCTTTATACATGTGATGAGGTTTACAGCTTGATTTTTCATAAAGAAGAAAGTGGTCACAAATCTTTAACTTTGTATTATATTctaacaagtttgtagttttagtACTGAATGAAAATGAATCAAAAGTGCCGTTTAGAATTATCCACAGATTTTAGACTGGTTTGCCACTGATGTTTTTATGCTCATTACCACAATTATGTCAGCAGATCGGTATATTATGCTGAAAAAGATTCTCCGGTTTCCCAATGTCCAAAAGGAAGTGTCTTTCGGTGAATATAAAATTTTTGGGTTTTCATGTTCACTCCTGTGAGAACTTTTAGATGTACAGTTTGGCTGATCAAGCTAATTTTAAGTGAATTGAGTCTTTTGAAACGACCAGGCAAAGATGAAAGGATTAGGGATAACCTGTGCTATATGGCACCATCCTAATTTGTTAGACGATTATTGGCCTTATGAATTTCAATGGATTGATTAGAGCAATCGGTGATTAGAGGAACTGGATACTCATAGGCTCTTAGTGGTTGTTACCACTACCCCGGATTGCGGCAGACTTGGGATAGTGTAAAAACCTCATCATTGGTTGGTTGAATAGAAAGCTACCGGATTAATGCCGACTACTGATGGCAACTTTCTTATCATACAAATAGGAAGTTCTTGGTTGAGTAGCATTTAGGTCTCACATTGTGTTCTCTAAGTTGCTTCCTATGTTTATCAGTACAGTTGAATGTCAGTCTTCTTTAAAGTAAAAGGACAGTAAGTTTCTAGTGTTCAACTAAAAGGCGCAAGTCAATAGTTACTAATATCCTACTATTATGGTTTCCCATCTAACAGTACAAGAACCGTCTTCCGAATTTCACCGTCTCTTATTCTCATCAACATGGCTGCTGTTATGGAACGTGCTGATGAGAATCTCCTACCTGCCATCTACAAAGAAGTTAGTGAAACATTCAATGCTGGACTCACCGATTTGGGGTATCTTACTTTCATACTGAGATTTGTGTAGGCACTCTCATCACCATTAGCTGGAGTTTTATGAGTTCTTCGTTATGATCGACCTACTGTTCTTGCTATGGGCACTTTGTGCTGGGCCATATCGACCGCTGGAGTGGGTGCAAGTTATCAGTTTTCACAAATTGCATTTTGGAGAGCTGTGGCAAATTTGCTGTTTTGAACAAGCTCGGCCTTTTACAAGTGACAAATTTGCTGCATATCCTTGCCTCGAACCGGCATCATGACACAGCATTTCCATCATAGTTCAAGCTTTATAATACGGTTTATGCTGGCTTGGTTTTTAGGGGTGATGCATAGAATTGCCCCTTAACCCGAGGTTCCCTTTTATCCGATTCGAGACTTGTAGTAGTATCCACTCAACAACCCTTCTTCCGAAGGCGCCATAAAAAGCAAGTCTGAAAATCTTTCGTCGAGAAAGAAAAATCTAAACGAGTCATTTCAAGTTAAAGAAGAACCGAGTCAATTGGAACCGATTCCTGATGGCGGAAGAAGAGGGTGAAGCAGCAGTGAGATTGACAGTACTTAATGGAGAAGAGTTAAAAGATATGAGATTTCTAGGTAAGATGAAGACATTTGTAGTTGTTTGGGTTAATCCATGTTTTAAACTACATAcgaaaaccctaacaatttcATCGAAAAATCCAGTTTGGAATTATGATCTTTCTTTACCATTAACTCTCAAATTACTAAAGAACCCCAATTCAACACTCACTTTCCAAATAATTTCTCGTTCGTCCCCTATTTTTCCAGAAAAGGTAATTGGATCCGCTGTTCTTCCTCTTTGTCAGATTCAGTTCACAGATGAGGTTTTCACATTGCAGGTTTGGAGACCATCTGGTAGAGCTAAAGGTTTGCTGAAAGTAGCATGTAGGATCGAATACAATGGTGGTCTGAATCTAGGGTTTTGTTCAAATTCTTCTGGTGAGAGTGCTGCTGTTGAAGTAAATTCAAGTCAACGAGAGTCAACCCAGGGTTTCAGTTGCAATGATCATGGTTATTGTACATCTAGTTCTGGTAGTAATGTAATCCCATCTGCACCACCAATGCCAGATGATTATTCATCTAGTAGTAGTGGTAGTAGCAGTGTTCCGGTATTGATGCCAAGTCCTGATAGTTCGCCACCAATGCCTGATAATGACGATGGATTGATTGTCAAGAATGATGATCCGGACATTGACAAAAATGAGCAATTGATACCAAGCGATGTTGCTGTTGATTCATCGATCAAATCGAATGTAATGGCGGGTGTTTTGGTTGGAGTTCTTGGGGGAGCTGTTGCTGTTGCTACTCTTTTGATTAGGGCTAAAGCTAATACTTGAGAGGAGAGGAGAGGAGAGGAGAGGAGAGGAGAGGAGAGGAGAAACAGTTTATAATTAGAGTGTATTGTTCAGATTGTAGTTAGTTTTGAATGATGGAAACAATATGAGAAATTCTTATGGTAATAGACAACTCTGGTTCAAT encodes the following:
- the LOC113311079 gene encoding transcription factor LUX-like, yielding MDEDTGGDNDGRMLEWENGLPDESELTPLLQNLVPLELALAFSITAEPCRSMGDVIRASEMTVLSLCGRQDPFPCSSSNLELFPSRTPLVYGEEDEHELTPRTPVMDDMESRKIQKIDYDEDVEVDSSMRMLNSSNADNQSAGTFKRPRLVWTPPLHKRFVEVVMHLGVKNAVPKTIMQLMNVEGLTRENVASHLQKYRLYLKRNEGEGLSTSDNSLFSQSIPRSTGSERVPLSTTPAPPTPTQLERPPTPPPPQMSYGGLPLLPISVLGTGLAPNSQAGIKAGNSAGVGYPGGYKFHHYNLSNDQQRDTPGITFDSMLYPHVSNTDR